TCACGATCATTCCATATCGTGAAATTTAGATTTGCTCGCTATCTTTAGCCCAAGTTCCAAACGCCCAGCCGCTCGGCGTCCGGATCAACTCGGTCAGACCAGCGTTGGCCTGGGCGAAGCGGTCAGAGCGCCAGCTGTCCACCACTGGGGCGCGCAGGAGGCGGATCAGCACCGAGATCAATGCGCCACCATGCGAGACGATGATCGGTGTGCCGGGCTGGCTCAGCACAGTGTTCAGGGCCATCTCGAATCGGTCGGCCACGTCCCGCTGGCTTTCCCCACCCGGAAAAGAAACGCTGTCATCCGGGCCCACAAGCTCGTCGAAGCTGGTCTTCAGGTCACTGTAGGGACGCCCGCGCCAATCGCCAGGATCAATCTCCTGAATCCCGTCCAGGATGGTCACGGGAACGCCCAGCAGTTCGGCCACTGGCGCGGCAGTCTGCTGGGTGCGGGTGTAGGTGCTGGCGTAAACGCGCGGCGCTTCGGGAT
This sequence is a window from Deinococcus humi. Protein-coding genes within it:
- a CDS encoding histidine phosphatase family protein, encoding MTSSRLLLARHGQTSGNVMGILRGADSRHDELTDEGHAQARTLARQIAALNPEAPRVYASTYTRTQQTAAPVAELLGVPVTILDGIQEIDPGDWRGRPYSDLKTSFDELVGPDDSVSFPGGESQRDVADRFEMALNTVLSQPGTPIIVSHGGALISVLIRLLRAPVVDSWRSDRFAQANAGLTELIRTPSGWAFGTWAKDSEQI